The following proteins are encoded in a genomic region of Burkholderia gladioli:
- a CDS encoding CsbD family protein has product MNKDQLKGTTEKVKGKVNEAVGKATSNPKREVKGDVQQAVGEARKNLGDAKESVKKPD; this is encoded by the coding sequence ATGAATAAGGACCAACTCAAGGGAACGACCGAGAAAGTGAAGGGCAAGGTCAACGAGGCGGTGGGCAAGGCCACGAGTAATCCGAAGCGTGAGGTTAAGGGCGATGTCCAGCAGGCGGTGGGCGAGGCGCGGAAAAACCTCGGCGACGCGAAGGAATCGGTCAAGAAGCCTGACTGA
- a CDS encoding Crp/Fnr family transcriptional regulator has translation MQVLSPLNQNQLLAALPESERAGLMPHLTLVDMPLGKVLYESGGQLHHVYFPTTAIVSLLYVMEDGSSAEIAMVGHEGIIGVSLFMGGETTPSRALVQSAGQAYRLEASILKAEFRRGNAMQRLLLRYTQALITQMAQTAVCNRHHSIDQQLCRWLLLSLDRLPSNRLKMTQELIANTLGVRRSGVTEAALKLQDAGLIRYNYGHIEVLDRPGLEKRVCECYGVVKREFDRLLPDLHRL, from the coding sequence ATGCAAGTCCTCTCACCTCTCAACCAGAACCAACTGCTGGCCGCCTTGCCAGAATCCGAGCGTGCTGGACTGATGCCCCATCTGACACTCGTGGACATGCCCCTAGGCAAGGTGCTGTACGAATCGGGTGGCCAGCTTCATCACGTTTATTTTCCGACCACCGCGATCGTTTCACTGCTGTACGTGATGGAAGACGGCTCTTCCGCGGAGATCGCCATGGTCGGCCACGAAGGCATCATCGGCGTGTCACTGTTCATGGGCGGCGAAACCACGCCGAGCCGGGCACTCGTGCAAAGCGCGGGGCAGGCCTACCGCCTGGAAGCGAGTATCCTGAAAGCCGAATTCCGGCGCGGCAACGCGATGCAGCGTCTGTTGCTGCGCTATACCCAGGCCCTGATTACGCAGATGGCCCAGACCGCCGTGTGCAATCGCCATCACTCCATCGATCAGCAACTGTGCCGCTGGCTGCTGCTCAGTCTCGATCGCCTGCCGTCGAACCGCTTGAAGATGACGCAGGAGCTGATTGCAAACACACTAGGCGTGCGCCGGTCGGGCGTCACGGAAGCAGCATTGAAACTGCAGGATGCCGGCCTGATCCGCTACAACTACGGCCATATCGAGGTGCTGGATCGGCCAGGGCTCGAGAAGCGGGTGTGCGAGTGTTATGGCGTGGTCAAGCGCGAATTCGACCGCCTATTGCCTGATCTGCATCGTTTGTAG
- a CDS encoding dienelactone hydrolase family protein, producing MSKQIRITADGASFDATVALPEAGRGPVVVLLQEIFGVNAEMREVAELYAAEGYVVVAPDLFHQFAPNIELGYDDAGHAQAFDYYARFDVERAVRDIRATVEHARTMPESTGQVGALGFCLGGKLAYLAAAECGVDCAVAYYGVGIEQSLALASRITCPITLHFGETDPLNPPEALSAIRATLGGMPNVRLHVYPGAGHAFSRGGPTFVKTAAMPAHTRSLETFRKTIGPNYDLGALADHHFELEFAARDPEATMHTMVPEPYVNHVPTMTGGTGYQELKRFYTHHFIHNNPADMRMTPISRVIGVDRMVDEFILGFTHDREIDWLLPGVAPTGKRVEIPMLVVVAFRGPKLYNEHIYWDQASVLAQIGLLDPTGLPVAGVEAARKLLDETLPSNTLMARWKESAPR from the coding sequence ATGTCGAAGCAGATCAGGATCACCGCCGACGGCGCGTCGTTCGACGCCACCGTCGCCCTGCCGGAAGCGGGCCGCGGCCCCGTCGTCGTGCTGCTGCAGGAAATCTTCGGCGTGAACGCCGAGATGCGCGAAGTGGCCGAGCTGTACGCGGCCGAAGGTTACGTGGTGGTCGCGCCGGACCTGTTCCACCAGTTCGCGCCCAACATCGAACTCGGTTACGACGACGCCGGCCACGCCCAGGCCTTCGACTACTACGCGCGTTTCGACGTCGAGCGCGCCGTGCGCGACATCCGCGCGACCGTCGAGCACGCGCGGACCATGCCGGAATCGACCGGCCAGGTCGGCGCGCTCGGCTTCTGCCTGGGCGGCAAGCTGGCCTATCTGGCGGCAGCCGAATGCGGCGTCGATTGCGCGGTCGCGTACTACGGCGTCGGCATCGAGCAGTCGCTGGCGCTGGCATCGCGCATCACCTGCCCGATCACCCTGCATTTCGGCGAGACCGACCCGCTCAATCCGCCCGAGGCGCTGTCGGCGATCCGCGCAACGCTCGGCGGCATGCCGAACGTGAGGCTGCACGTCTATCCGGGCGCGGGCCACGCCTTCAGCCGCGGCGGTCCGACCTTCGTGAAGACGGCCGCGATGCCGGCCCACACGCGCAGCCTCGAGACCTTCCGCAAGACGATTGGCCCCAACTACGATCTCGGCGCGCTCGCGGACCATCACTTCGAGCTGGAATTCGCCGCGCGCGACCCGGAAGCGACAATGCACACGATGGTGCCCGAGCCTTACGTGAACCACGTCCCGACCATGACCGGCGGCACCGGCTACCAGGAGCTGAAGCGCTTCTACACGCATCACTTCATCCACAACAATCCGGCCGACATGCGCATGACACCGATCTCGCGTGTGATCGGCGTGGATCGCATGGTCGACGAATTCATTCTCGGCTTCACGCACGATCGCGAGATCGACTGGCTGCTGCCGGGCGTGGCGCCGACCGGCAAGCGCGTCGAGATCCCGATGCTGGTGGTGGTCGCCTTCCGCGGCCCGAAGCTCTACAACGAGCACATCTACTGGGACCAGGCCAGCGTGCTCGCGCAGATCGGCCTGCTCGACCCCACCGGGCTGCCCGTCGCCGGCGTGGAAGCGGCGCGCAAGCTGCTCGACGAAACCCTGCCGTCGAACACCTTGATGGCGCGCTGGAAGGAAAGCGCCCCGCGCTGA
- a CDS encoding IS110 family transposase — MAKIAYLEDGVLHAGGRAGLKRDELERFAEKLHRTGHVVLEATSNAATSVNVPRPHAARVAIANPLPVRLIAEARVKTDKIDAAVLAQRYASHFLPEVGMPDENTLALRRQVNPAMSPYGDPARVGMHSTRTGSGRISQAS, encoded by the coding sequence GTGGCCAAGATCGCGTATCTCGAAGACGGTGTGCTGCATGCCGGCGGTCGTGCCGGGCTCAAACGCGACGAGTTGGAGCGCTTTGCCGAAAAATTGCATCGCACCGGTCACGTGGTGCTTGAAGCGACGAGCAACGCTGCTACCAGCGTCAACGTTCCGCGCCCACACGCGGCGCGTGTTGCGATTGCGAATCCACTACCGGTGCGGCTCATCGCGGAGGCACGCGTCAAGACAGATAAGATCGATGCGGCTGTACTGGCGCAACGATATGCGAGCCATTTTCTACCAGAAGTCGGGATGCCAGACGAGAACACGCTGGCACTTCGCCGGCAAGTCAATCCAGCGATGTCCCCTTACGGCGATCCTGCTCGCGTCGGCATGCATTCGACACGAACAGGTTCCGGGCGGATCAGTCAGGCTTCTTGA
- a CDS encoding aromatic-ring-hydroxylating dioxygenase subunit beta produces the protein MLRDPTFDLSTEPVSALAAEDMALRAQVEQFLYREARLLDTRAFDAWLELWTPDGMYWLPHEPGQASPHDHISLFWEDATLREVRARRVSNARNWSQQPPTRTARLVGNVMLDGRDAQGRLVVHSTLVVHEWRLGQRTLAGLVTHKLDTREGWKIYLKRVDLVNSTDAFANLEVFV, from the coding sequence ATGCTGCGCGATCCGACTTTCGACCTGTCCACCGAGCCGGTTTCCGCGCTCGCCGCCGAGGACATGGCGCTGCGCGCGCAGGTGGAGCAATTCCTGTATCGTGAGGCGCGCCTGCTCGACACGCGCGCCTTCGACGCCTGGCTCGAGCTCTGGACGCCCGACGGCATGTACTGGCTGCCGCACGAGCCGGGGCAGGCCAGCCCGCACGACCATATCTCGCTGTTCTGGGAAGATGCGACGCTGCGCGAGGTGCGCGCACGCCGCGTCAGCAACGCGCGCAACTGGTCGCAACAGCCGCCCACGCGCACCGCGCGGCTGGTCGGCAACGTGATGCTCGACGGGCGCGACGCGCAAGGCCGGCTGGTCGTGCATTCGACGCTGGTGGTCCATGAATGGCGGCTCGGTCAACGCACGCTCGCCGGGCTCGTCACGCACAAGCTCGACACGCGCGAGGGCTGGAAGATCTACCTGAAGCGCGTCGACCTGGTGAATTCGACCGACGCGTTCGCGAATCTCGAGGTGTTCGTCTGA
- a CDS encoding alpha/beta hydrolase: MNLTLAQPRRYDTRGIAVDHYPAALDGATASRPVILVHGGCQAAWCWALYAPLLAQAGFDVHALNWRGRGGSAALDTADFVSMSIADVVDDIRCVALELEAAPILVGHSMGGLAAQLYAARYPVRALVALTPVVPSNVGAEPVALPIADMAAPWGPPPLEATRELFFQGLTDAECRRYQAMLVPESPRRVREATQWSLPIEVDQLSAPTLVISGALDILTPPATGAALAGLYGCEHWLEPAHGHNVLLGEGAAGIARRLIDWLQGRA; encoded by the coding sequence ATGAACCTCACGCTCGCCCAACCGCGCCGCTACGATACGCGGGGCATCGCCGTCGATCATTACCCCGCCGCCCTCGACGGGGCCACCGCGTCCCGACCCGTCATCCTGGTTCATGGCGGCTGCCAGGCCGCCTGGTGCTGGGCGCTTTACGCCCCGCTGCTCGCGCAGGCGGGCTTCGATGTGCACGCGCTGAACTGGCGCGGCCGCGGCGGCTCGGCGGCGCTCGACACGGCGGATTTCGTCTCGATGTCGATCGCCGACGTGGTCGACGATATCCGCTGCGTGGCGCTCGAACTCGAGGCCGCGCCGATCCTCGTCGGCCATTCGATGGGCGGGCTCGCCGCCCAGCTTTATGCGGCGCGATATCCCGTGCGAGCCTTGGTGGCACTGACGCCGGTGGTGCCCTCGAACGTCGGTGCCGAGCCCGTCGCGCTGCCCATCGCGGACATGGCCGCGCCCTGGGGACCACCGCCGCTCGAAGCGACGCGCGAGCTGTTCTTCCAGGGGCTCACCGATGCCGAGTGCCGCCGCTACCAGGCGATGCTGGTGCCGGAATCGCCGCGGCGGGTTCGGGAGGCCACGCAATGGAGCCTGCCGATCGAGGTCGACCAGCTCAGCGCGCCCACGCTGGTCATATCCGGCGCGCTCGACATCCTCACGCCGCCCGCCACCGGCGCGGCGCTTGCCGGGCTGTATGGCTGCGAGCACTGGCTGGAGCCGGCGCATGGCCATAACGTGCTGCTCGGCGAGGGCGCGGCCGGCATCGCCCGGCGGCTGATCGACTGGCTGCAAGGCCGCGCCTGA
- a CDS encoding aromatic ring-hydroxylating dioxygenase subunit alpha, whose translation MSLTNASLADLVRPDSVHKRVYTDPAIFALEMERIYGRAWIYVGHESQVKAPGDYHTTRIGDQDVVMVRAQDGQVHVVYNRCPHKGAKLVADGDGSTGKFFRCPYHAWTFKLDGTHLSAPLRNGLQNTCFDPKHPDFSMRRVARVDSYRGFVFASQAADGPDLKTFLNGVASSIDNLCDRSPVGEVEVTGGVFRVLQRSNWKVFYENLHDTMHAPVTHESSVVSARAQADELGAMPFELLIMDGNGEPYEFWEKLELRAYEYGHGYMEGIFDPAAAERDPVSHAHFTTLAEVHGEARARRILGMNRHNTVIYGSGSPHTVFQQFRVIRPIAVDQTLVEIQLFRLKGAPDAVFDRALSYANVINSPSSNVMPDDVEVYARCQQGNNTRGGEWVSMHRYAGTDRAVEDGYVSINGTSELPMRNQFAAWHRFMLDDSGSAAGPTTKQPNGGQA comes from the coding sequence ATGAGCCTGACCAATGCGAGCCTCGCCGATCTCGTGCGCCCGGACAGCGTCCACAAGCGCGTCTATACCGATCCGGCGATCTTCGCGCTCGAGATGGAGCGCATCTATGGCCGCGCCTGGATCTACGTCGGCCACGAAAGCCAGGTGAAGGCGCCCGGCGACTATCACACCACGCGGATCGGCGACCAGGACGTGGTGATGGTCCGCGCCCAGGACGGCCAGGTGCATGTGGTCTACAACCGCTGCCCGCACAAGGGCGCCAAGCTGGTGGCCGACGGCGACGGCTCGACCGGCAAGTTCTTCCGCTGCCCCTATCACGCCTGGACCTTCAAGCTCGACGGCACGCATCTGTCGGCGCCGCTGCGCAACGGCCTGCAGAACACCTGCTTCGACCCGAAGCACCCGGATTTCTCGATGCGCCGCGTCGCCCGCGTCGACAGCTATCGCGGCTTCGTATTCGCCAGCCAGGCCGCCGACGGCCCCGACCTGAAGACCTTCCTGAACGGCGTCGCCTCGTCGATCGACAATCTGTGCGATCGCTCGCCGGTCGGCGAGGTCGAGGTCACGGGCGGCGTGTTTCGCGTGCTGCAGCGCTCGAACTGGAAGGTGTTCTACGAGAACCTCCACGACACCATGCACGCGCCGGTCACGCACGAATCCTCGGTGGTTTCCGCCCGCGCGCAGGCCGACGAACTCGGCGCGATGCCGTTCGAGCTGCTGATCATGGACGGCAACGGCGAACCCTACGAATTCTGGGAAAAGCTGGAGCTGCGCGCCTACGAATACGGCCATGGCTACATGGAAGGCATCTTCGACCCGGCGGCGGCCGAGCGCGATCCCGTCTCGCACGCGCATTTCACGACCCTGGCCGAGGTGCATGGCGAAGCGCGCGCCCGGCGGATCCTCGGCATGAACCGGCACAACACGGTGATCTACGGCAGCGGTTCGCCGCACACGGTGTTCCAGCAGTTCCGCGTGATCCGCCCGATCGCGGTGGACCAGACCCTGGTCGAGATCCAGCTGTTCCGGCTCAAGGGCGCGCCCGATGCCGTGTTCGACCGCGCGCTCAGTTACGCCAACGTGATCAACTCGCCCTCGTCGAACGTGATGCCCGACGACGTGGAAGTCTATGCGCGCTGCCAGCAGGGCAACAACACGCGCGGCGGCGAATGGGTCAGCATGCATCGTTATGCGGGCACCGATCGCGCCGTCGAGGACGGCTACGTCTCGATCAACGGCACCAGCGAACTGCCGATGCGCAACCAGTTCGCCGCCTGGCACCGCTTCATGCTCGACGACAGTGGCTCGGCCGCCGGCCCCACGACGAAGCAGCCGAACGGAGGACAAGCCTGA
- the andR gene encoding anthranilate 1,2-dioxygenase regulatory protein AndR gives MPPTSLLIESTSLRQYRYFESNDVDDTRQRIAAVLQPHRLTPGAARGGQSAYMNHVRIDSLAFGTIGYAGTMGVDAGEIEDYYLAILSLNGYADVTVGGRRMIIGQTQGMVVGPSTRFSGTFSADCEQFFVRIDKRAMLAHTGYDHLHIEPALDLSRPELAPWLAQLRVLTSSPETIALAQRDRRVALEFERLLVTLLLASQPHHSQARPATAALVPRTVKRAESFIAEHACEPITLADIADAAEVPVRTLLDGFRRYSHASPMQLVREARLERAREMLLRARDTERVADIALGCGFANLGRFASAYREKFGEPPSDTLRRVRQRSS, from the coding sequence ATGCCGCCCACTTCCTTGCTGATCGAATCGACGTCGCTGAGGCAATACCGGTATTTCGAGTCAAACGACGTCGACGACACGCGCCAGCGCATCGCCGCCGTGCTGCAGCCGCACCGGCTCACGCCCGGCGCGGCGCGCGGCGGCCAATCCGCCTACATGAACCACGTGCGGATCGACAGCCTGGCGTTCGGCACGATCGGCTATGCGGGGACGATGGGCGTCGATGCCGGCGAGATCGAGGACTATTACCTCGCGATCCTGAGCCTCAACGGTTACGCCGACGTCACCGTCGGCGGCCGGCGGATGATCATCGGGCAGACGCAGGGCATGGTGGTCGGACCCTCGACTCGCTTCAGCGGCACTTTCTCGGCCGACTGCGAGCAGTTCTTCGTGCGGATCGACAAGCGCGCGATGCTGGCGCATACCGGCTACGATCATCTGCACATCGAGCCGGCACTCGACCTCTCCCGCCCCGAGCTCGCGCCCTGGCTGGCCCAGCTGCGGGTGCTGACCTCCTCTCCCGAGACGATCGCGCTCGCGCAGCGCGACCGGCGCGTCGCGCTCGAATTCGAGCGGCTGCTCGTCACCCTGCTGCTGGCCAGCCAGCCGCATCATTCGCAGGCGCGGCCGGCAACGGCGGCGCTGGTGCCGCGCACCGTCAAGCGCGCGGAAAGTTTCATCGCGGAACATGCCTGCGAGCCGATCACGCTGGCCGACATCGCCGACGCGGCCGAGGTGCCGGTGCGTACCCTGCTCGACGGCTTCCGGCGCTACTCGCACGCGAGCCCGATGCAGCTGGTGCGGGAGGCACGGCTCGAACGCGCCCGCGAGATGCTGCTGCGCGCCCGCGATACCGAGCGCGTGGCCGACATCGCGCTCGGCTGCGGCTTCGCGAATCTCGGCCGCTTCGCCAGCGCCTACCGCGAAAAGTTCGGCGAACCGCCCTCGGACACGCTGCGTCGCGTGCGGCAGCGCAGCAGCTGA
- a CDS encoding glucose 1-dehydrogenase → MTLPAAAPARLAGKVAIVTGAGQGIGADIARGLAADGASVLLAGLGAAAGEAVAASIGPAAHFLETDVTDDAQLDRALALALDTFGGLDIIVNNACSYDDAGLASTRAQWARLLDVNLVSAAILAQKAAPLLRRDGAIVNLGSTGGKFGAAGRALYPASKAALLQLTRNLAVDLAPSGIRVVSVSPAWTWSPSLERLAAGSLESADRVGAALHPLGRVGRGEEVARAVAFLCSREASWITGVDIPVDGGFSMLGPDQGRSPRDWFERQT, encoded by the coding sequence ATGACCCTGCCCGCCGCCGCTCCCGCCCGCCTCGCCGGCAAGGTCGCGATCGTCACCGGCGCCGGCCAGGGCATCGGCGCCGACATCGCGCGCGGCCTCGCCGCCGACGGCGCCTCGGTGCTGCTCGCGGGGCTCGGCGCGGCGGCCGGCGAAGCGGTCGCCGCCTCGATCGGCCCGGCCGCGCACTTTCTCGAAACCGACGTGACCGACGACGCCCAGCTCGACCGCGCGCTGGCGCTGGCCCTCGACACCTTCGGCGGCCTCGACATCATCGTCAACAACGCCTGCAGCTATGACGACGCCGGGCTCGCCTCGACGCGCGCGCAATGGGCCCGTCTGCTCGACGTCAACCTCGTGTCGGCCGCGATCCTGGCGCAGAAGGCCGCCCCGCTGCTGCGCCGCGACGGCGCGATCGTCAACCTCGGCAGCACCGGCGGCAAGTTCGGCGCGGCCGGCCGCGCGCTCTATCCGGCCTCGAAGGCGGCGCTGCTGCAACTCACGCGCAACCTGGCGGTCGATCTCGCGCCGAGCGGCATCCGCGTCGTCAGCGTATCGCCGGCCTGGACCTGGTCACCCTCGCTCGAACGCCTGGCGGCCGGCTCGCTGGAGTCGGCCGATCGCGTCGGCGCCGCCCTGCATCCGCTCGGCCGCGTCGGGCGCGGCGAGGAGGTCGCGCGCGCGGTCGCCTTCCTGTGCTCGCGCGAGGCATCCTGGATCACCGGCGTCGATATCCCGGTCGACGGCGGCTTCTCGATGCTCGGCCCCGACCAGGGCCGCTCGCCGCGCGACTGGTTCGAACGACAAACTTGA
- a CDS encoding aldehyde dehydrogenase family protein has translation MNATPLAAREVREGMLFIDGHWTAGSEREVRPDFNPATGELFAQVHQATRADAIRAIDAAHRAKDAWANMLVGRRAEILLSCADALAAMADEVRDVLIEESGSTYPKAMFEVMSGIDLLRSAAGDARHVFGETLPLSMPGQLGMTIRRPLGVIAGIAPFNAPFWLAMKKVVLALAAGNTFVLKPSEETPVTGLKIAELFERGGLPAGVLNVIPGPAAEIGEVLLSDPRVRMLTFTGSTRVGRHLAVEAAKQMKKVTLELGGKNPLIVLRDADLDYAVRAACFGIFFHQGQVCMANSRILVEAPIYDAFAERFVERASSYAVGDPRDPATVIGPLIRGSQCGVIDGQIEDAVSKGARLLLGGTHEGNFYRPTVLADVTAGMRIYDEESFGPVTSLIRVDSAEHALQVANDTSYGLSSGVITNDLQKAFDLALRLEAGMVHINDCTVSDEAHVPFGGTKMSGVGREGGRYSMEEMTELKWITIQMGQRQFPL, from the coding sequence ATGAACGCCACGCCCCTGGCCGCGCGCGAAGTCCGCGAAGGCATGCTCTTCATCGACGGTCACTGGACCGCCGGTTCCGAACGCGAAGTCCGCCCCGATTTCAATCCCGCCACCGGCGAGCTCTTCGCGCAGGTCCACCAGGCCACGCGCGCCGACGCGATCCGCGCGATCGACGCCGCGCATCGCGCCAAGGACGCATGGGCGAACATGCTGGTCGGCCGCCGCGCCGAGATCCTGCTGTCCTGCGCCGACGCGCTCGCCGCCATGGCCGACGAGGTGCGCGACGTGCTGATCGAGGAGTCGGGTTCGACCTACCCGAAGGCGATGTTCGAGGTGATGAGCGGTATCGACCTGTTGCGCAGCGCGGCCGGCGACGCGCGCCACGTGTTCGGCGAAACCTTGCCGCTCAGCATGCCGGGCCAGCTCGGCATGACGATCCGCCGGCCGCTCGGCGTGATCGCCGGCATCGCGCCCTTCAACGCGCCGTTCTGGCTCGCCATGAAGAAGGTCGTGCTGGCGCTGGCGGCCGGCAATACCTTCGTGCTGAAGCCTTCGGAGGAAACGCCCGTCACCGGCTTGAAGATCGCCGAGCTGTTCGAGCGCGGCGGCCTGCCCGCCGGCGTGCTGAACGTGATCCCCGGCCCGGCCGCCGAGATCGGCGAGGTGCTGCTGTCCGATCCGCGCGTGCGCATGCTGACCTTCACCGGCTCGACGCGCGTCGGGCGCCACCTGGCGGTGGAAGCCGCCAAGCAGATGAAGAAGGTCACGCTGGAGCTGGGCGGCAAGAACCCGCTGATCGTGCTGCGCGATGCCGATCTCGACTACGCGGTGCGCGCCGCCTGCTTCGGTATCTTCTTCCACCAGGGCCAGGTATGCATGGCGAACTCGCGGATCCTGGTGGAGGCGCCGATCTACGATGCCTTCGCGGAGCGCTTCGTCGAGCGCGCGTCGAGCTATGCCGTAGGCGATCCGCGCGATCCGGCCACGGTGATCGGCCCGCTGATCCGCGGCTCGCAGTGCGGGGTGATCGATGGGCAGATCGAGGACGCGGTATCGAAAGGCGCGCGGCTGCTGCTCGGCGGCACCCACGAAGGCAATTTCTATCGGCCGACCGTGCTGGCGGACGTGACGGCGGGGATGCGCATCTACGACGAGGAAAGCTTCGGCCCGGTCACCTCGCTGATCCGCGTGGACAGCGCCGAGCACGCGCTGCAGGTCGCCAACGACACCTCGTATGGCCTGTCCTCGGGCGTGATCACCAACGATCTGCAGAAGGCCTTCGACCTCGCGCTGCGGCTGGAGGCGGGCATGGTCCATATCAACGACTGCACCGTGTCGGACGAGGCGCATGTGCCGTTCGGCGGTACCAAGATGAGCGGCGTCGGCCGCGAGGGCGGCCGTTATTCGATGGAGGAGATGACCGAGCTGAAGTGGATCACGATCCAGATGGGGCAGCGGCAGTTTCCGCTGTGA
- a CDS encoding cysteine hydrolase family protein, giving the protein MAGIARFARSAVIALHYQNDVLDPEGRIRVGFERAQPERAAVIEAARALLAGARSQGLPLIHIRIAFREDYADLLRNAPIFVRTAESGALREGSWGAEFHPALGPDPDRPLDYVLHHRRTSGFIGTPLEQVLAAHDVRHLIVAGVATHSTVEMTVRHAVDLGYTATVAADACSCADRQQHAASLESMRLLASISTVAELFGDSDASPEPDA; this is encoded by the coding sequence ATGGCCGGCATCGCTCGCTTCGCACGCAGCGCCGTGATCGCGCTGCACTACCAGAACGACGTGCTCGATCCCGAAGGCCGGATCCGCGTCGGCTTCGAGCGCGCCCAGCCGGAGCGCGCCGCCGTGATCGAGGCGGCGCGTGCCTTGCTGGCCGGCGCGCGCTCGCAAGGCTTGCCGCTGATCCATATCCGCATCGCGTTTCGCGAGGATTACGCGGATCTGCTGCGCAATGCGCCGATCTTCGTTCGCACCGCCGAATCCGGCGCGCTGCGCGAGGGTAGCTGGGGCGCGGAATTCCATCCCGCGCTGGGGCCCGATCCCGATCGTCCGCTCGATTACGTGCTCCATCATCGTCGCACCAGCGGCTTCATCGGCACGCCGCTCGAACAGGTCCTCGCCGCACACGACGTGCGGCACCTGATCGTCGCCGGCGTCGCCACGCATTCGACCGTCGAGATGACGGTGCGGCACGCGGTCGACCTCGGTTACACGGCGACGGTGGCCGCCGATGCCTGCTCCTGCGCGGATCGGCAACAGCACGCGGCCTCGCTCGAATCGATGCGCCTGCTGGCAAGCATCTCGACCGTCGCCGAGCTGTTCGGCGACAGCGACGCCTCGCCGGAGCCTGACGCATGA
- a CDS encoding PDR/VanB family oxidoreductase: MTPLRMRVARIDSLTPTIRRLHLVAADGRPLPPFEAGAHLGVHVPLGERSQRRAYSLVNPGGEDAHYEIAVLLEPAGSGGSRWMHALEVGQLLEADPPRNDFRLATDARRHLLIAGGIGITPILAMARTLAAAGAPHALHYAARDAAAMAYRDEVAALAHARCWFDGGDPRRGLPLADTIGTFEAGTHLYVCGPAGLVAATLDTARRLGWPDDALHSELFAAPAAPTDADAAFEVHLAASGRVLAVPAGTSVLDAMIAAGLDPLYDCRRGDCGVCTAQLLDGEPEHRDICLTGDEHAEGRFCPCVSRAKSARLVLDL; this comes from the coding sequence ATGACCCCGCTCAGGATGCGCGTCGCGCGCATCGATTCCCTGACGCCCACGATCCGCCGCCTGCACCTGGTTGCCGCCGACGGCAGGCCCTTGCCGCCGTTCGAGGCGGGCGCGCATCTCGGCGTGCATGTCCCGCTCGGCGAGCGCAGCCAGCGGCGCGCCTATTCGCTCGTCAACCCGGGCGGCGAGGATGCGCATTACGAAATCGCGGTGCTGCTCGAACCCGCCGGCAGCGGCGGCTCGCGCTGGATGCACGCGCTCGAGGTCGGCCAGCTTCTCGAAGCCGACCCGCCGCGCAACGATTTCCGCCTGGCCACCGATGCGCGCCGCCATCTGCTGATCGCGGGCGGCATCGGCATCACGCCGATCCTCGCGATGGCACGCACGCTCGCCGCCGCCGGGGCGCCCCATGCGCTGCATTACGCGGCGCGCGACGCCGCGGCGATGGCCTATCGCGACGAGGTTGCCGCGTTGGCCCATGCCCGCTGCTGGTTCGACGGCGGCGACCCGCGCCGCGGGCTGCCGCTGGCCGACACGATCGGCACGTTCGAAGCCGGCACGCATCTCTACGTCTGCGGCCCGGCCGGCCTGGTCGCGGCCACGCTCGACACCGCACGCCGCCTCGGCTGGCCCGACGACGCGCTGCACAGCGAGCTGTTCGCGGCACCAGCCGCGCCCACCGATGCCGATGCGGCGTTCGAGGTGCACCTGGCCGCCTCGGGCCGCGTGCTGGCCGTCCCGGCCGGCACCAGCGTGCTCGACGCGATGATCGCCGCCGGGCTCGACCCGCTCTACGACTGCCGGCGCGGCGACTGCGGCGTCTGCACCGCCCAGTTGCTCGACGGCGAACCCGAGCATCGTGACATCTGCCTGACCGGCGACGAGCACGCCGAGGGCCGCTTCTGCCCTTGCGTGTCGCGCGCGAAAAGCGCCCGCCTGGTCCTCGACCTGTAA